The sequence below is a genomic window from Micromonospora aurantiaca ATCC 27029.
CGCCGACCAGCAGGGCAGCACCGCCGTGGCGCGTTCCTCCCGGCCGTCCGGGGCGAACGTGTTGACCGGCTTCTCCCGCAGCGTCCACAGCGGCGTCTCGCCCAGCGGCAGGTCGAACAGTGACAGGCGGCCCGGCACGGAGTCCGGGATGAGCGCGGCGGCGCTCGCCAGCTCCTGCGCGGCGGCCAGCACGTCGGCCGCGGGCACCTCGGGCGCGGCGGCCACCGACACCACGAGCATCCCCGCGCCGTCGTCGCCGGTGCGGGCCGGCACCGCGTGCACCGCCACGTCACCGGCCCGGTCGGTGGCCGCCACCCAGCAGCGGTGCCCGAACGGCGGTGTCCGCAGCACCCGGCTCAGCCGCCCGGCCCAGGCGCTGCCCGCGCCCAGATCCGTGCCCGGGGCCGTGTCGAACGGGTCGGCCCACGACACCCGGGTCGCGAGCGCGCTGGCCAGGACCAGCAGGGTGTCCGGGGCGACGTCGACCGGGAAGCGGTCGATCAGCCCGCCGGTACGCTCCCGGGCCCAGGCGTCCAGCGCCGCCTGGTCCGGCAGCGGACCGCGTTCGGTGTTCTCCGGCAGGGCGGCCCGCCACGCGGCCAGCTCGTCGGCCGGGGTGCGCTCCCACAGCGCGGTGGCGGCGGCGACCATCGGGTGCGGCGCGGCGAGCAGCGCCCGGGCCTCGGCGGCGGCGTCGTCCGGGTCGGCGTCGAGCGCCTCGGTCAGCGCCGCGCGGGCGTCGCCGGTGGCGGCCGGGCCGGCCAGCGCCAGCAGCAGCCAGGCGCCCAGCGGGGAGGCGACGTGGTGGGTGTCACCGGCGGCGCGATGCAGCCGATCGGCGTAACGGGCCAGGGGTGCGCGCAGAGGAGTCACGGCTCCACTCTGCCCGCCGCCGCGCCCGGTGGCACGCCCCGGTCACGACCACAGTTCGAACGGCTCGTCGATCTCCTTCCCGGCCAGGAACGCCGGCAGCAGCTCGGGCAGCCGCCCGGGATAGCAGCGCGGCCGCTCGGCGAGCACCTCGGCCAGCGGCCACCAGCGGAACCCGAAGTAGTCCTCCACCTCGTAGTCCAGCCGCAGCGCCTCGTCCACGTCCGGCCCGGGGCCGGGCAGCCGTACCGTCACCACCACCTCGTCCTGGAGGTGGCGGCGCTGCCGGTGCCGGAAGCTGGCCCGCCGCCGCCACGTCGGCGCGCCCACCTCGTCCGGGCCGATCGCGATACCTGTCTCCTCGCGCAGCTCGCGTACCGCCGCCTCCCGGTACGTCTCGCCCGGGTCCAGGCCGCCGCCGGGCAGCTCCCACCACACGCCGAGGTCCGGATGGTCCGGGTCGCGGGTGTGGAACAGCAGCAGGCGGTCGGCGGCGTCGAGCACCACCAGCCGCACCGCGCTGCGCTCGAACAGCGGCAGATCGTCGGGCAACTCCACGCCCCCAGCGTAAGGAAGGGCCCCCTATTAACGCCTCCGGTAGTAGAAGGGCCCCTTATTAACATCGCGCCGCCCGGCGCGGCACCGGACCCGCTCAGCCCGCGTCGACGACGCGCGCCACCTCGGCCGGCAGTGGGTACGGCCGCTCCACCGGCAGCAGCGCCGCCGCTCCGGCCTCGTCGCCGTCGGTGAGCCGACCGTGCACCGACCGGGCCAGCCCGGTGACGTCGGTGAGCCCGACCACCCACTCGTCGACGTACCGGCGTACCGCGTCGCCGGTCAGTCCGACCTGTAGCGAGCGGTACGGCAGGGGCGCCAGCCGCAGCGAGCGTTCCGGATCCCACTGCACCCGCACCGGGCTGACCCGCAGGCTGTGCCGCCAGGCGTCCCGGTCCGGGTGCAGGCGCGGGTCGTAGCTGCTGAGGCAGGCGTGCCGCAGGGCCCACTCGAAGCCGGCCCGGCTGATGTCGACCGCCAGCACCCGCTCCTGGCACGGCTTGAGCGCCCAGCCGCAGCGATACATCATCCAGCGGAACGAGGGCTTGATCCAGGTCATCCGCTCCCGCTTGAAGGGCGGCACGAACCGGCCCGCGCGCAGCGCCGCGTCGGCGATCTCCGGCGGGTACGCCTGGTAGACGGTGACGGCGGTGCCGGTGTACGCGGCGCGGATCTGGTGGCGGGGCACTGGCACCGGGGCATCGTCGCACC
It includes:
- a CDS encoding NUDIX hydrolase — protein: MELPDDLPLFERSAVRLVVLDAADRLLLFHTRDPDHPDLGVWWELPGGGLDPGETYREAAVRELREETGIAIGPDEVGAPTWRRRASFRHRQRRHLQDEVVVTVRLPGPGPDVDEALRLDYEVEDYFGFRWWPLAEVLAERPRCYPGRLPELLPAFLAGKEIDEPFELWS
- a CDS encoding DUF4291 domain-containing protein; protein product: MPVPRHQIRAAYTGTAVTVYQAYPPEIADAALRAGRFVPPFKRERMTWIKPSFRWMMYRCGWALKPCQERVLAVDISRAGFEWALRHACLSSYDPRLHPDRDAWRHSLRVSPVRVQWDPERSLRLAPLPYRSLQVGLTGDAVRRYVDEWVVGLTDVTGLARSVHGRLTDGDEAGAAALLPVERPYPLPAEVARVVDAG